The following coding sequences are from one Bifidobacterium sp. window:
- a CDS encoding putative hydro-lyase — MSIGRQLVLDQQTTPAEARQAFRQGVIRPTAGISKGFAQANMIVLPKAYAYDFLLFAQRNPKPCPLLEVLDVGSTAPSIAPGSDIRSDIPKYRIWHDGKLVDEVNDITDVWAEHDDLVTFLIGCSFTFEFPLMEAGIPVHHIEADTNVPMYDTSISCASAGMFTSSMVVSMRGIQPNQVADAVRISGYYPSVHGAPVHIGNPSAIGIKDLTSPQYGDKPILKDGDIPVFWACGVTPQAAVMSSKPSFAITHAPGHMFITDMPDQHYMV, encoded by the coding sequence ATGAGTATTGGTAGGCAACTGGTTTTAGATCAACAGACCACACCGGCAGAAGCGAGACAAGCATTTCGTCAGGGCGTTATACGCCCAACGGCCGGCATTTCCAAGGGATTTGCTCAAGCCAATATGATTGTGCTCCCTAAAGCTTATGCCTATGATTTCTTACTTTTCGCACAACGCAACCCCAAACCATGCCCGTTGCTAGAAGTATTAGATGTGGGCAGCACGGCTCCGTCCATCGCACCTGGATCTGATATACGAAGTGACATACCAAAATATCGTATTTGGCATGATGGCAAGCTTGTTGACGAAGTCAATGACATCACCGATGTATGGGCTGAGCACGACGATTTAGTAACTTTTCTTATTGGGTGCAGTTTCACCTTTGAATTCCCTCTGATGGAAGCAGGAATACCAGTCCATCACATAGAAGCTGACACCAACGTGCCAATGTATGACACCTCTATATCCTGCGCGAGCGCCGGTATGTTCACTTCCTCCATGGTGGTTTCTATGCGCGGTATCCAACCAAATCAAGTTGCAGATGCCGTCCGTATTTCAGGTTACTACCCCAGTGTTCATGGTGCTCCAGTGCACATTGGCAATCCATCAGCAATCGGTATAAAGGACTTAACCTCGCCACAATACGGTGATAAACCAATTCTGAAAGACGGAGATATCCCAGTTTTTTGGGCTTGTGGAGTGACCCCACAAGCTGCTGTGATGTCGTCAAAACCTTCCTTTGCTATCACGCATGCGCCAGGACACATGTTTATTACTGATATGCCCGATCAGCATTACATGGTGTAG
- a CDS encoding LamB/YcsF family protein, whose translation MVSIDINSDMGESFGRWTLGDDTSMLGLISSANIACGFHAGDPSVMLRTLTKAHQHQVCIGAHVSYRDLAGFGRRSIDVPAEVLQADVEYQLAAIQGLANATGSAVRYVKPHGALYNRIVDDEVQASAVVHAIVALNANLGLLTLPDSAVGKLADEAGLRVFHEAFADRAYTPEGRLVSRNLPDSVISDPAAVAQRVSQLVLTHHIEAIDGSTIAVSADSVCVHGDTPGAVAMAKSINHRLSEDGINIASFMDR comes from the coding sequence ATGGTGAGCATTGATATTAACAGCGACATGGGAGAGAGTTTCGGACGCTGGACACTAGGCGATGACACCTCAATGCTTGGACTCATATCTAGTGCCAATATCGCTTGCGGTTTCCATGCAGGCGACCCTAGCGTCATGTTGCGAACCCTAACCAAAGCACACCAACATCAAGTCTGCATCGGGGCTCATGTCTCCTACAGAGACCTAGCTGGTTTTGGCAGGCGATCTATCGATGTTCCGGCTGAGGTGTTGCAAGCTGATGTTGAATACCAACTAGCTGCGATACAAGGTCTGGCGAACGCTACAGGTTCTGCTGTTCGCTATGTAAAACCACACGGAGCTCTGTACAACCGAATTGTCGATGACGAAGTTCAAGCATCGGCAGTAGTTCATGCAATTGTGGCTCTCAACGCCAATCTTGGACTGCTGACATTACCTGATTCAGCAGTTGGCAAACTTGCTGATGAGGCAGGATTGCGAGTATTTCATGAAGCCTTTGCAGATCGCGCTTACACGCCGGAAGGACGTTTAGTATCTCGCAACTTGCCAGATTCAGTCATTAGCGACCCTGCAGCTGTTGCTCAACGAGTTTCGCAGCTGGTTCTGACTCATCACATCGAAGCAATCGATGGATCAACAATCGCCGTTTCTGCGGATTCTGTTTGTGTACATGGCGACACCCCAGGAGCAGTCGCCATGGCGAAATCCATAAATCATCGGCTATCTGAGGATGGCATCAATATCGCCTCATTCATGGATCGGTAA
- a CDS encoding TetR/AcrR family transcriptional regulator produces the protein MDASKRGPYAKGKVRRKEILDAALTIVGSDGFDQTTLSKISEVVGISDVAVLHYFDSMDDLMIQVLKQRDLNDIQSTETSMPDRSVDMRSIAGQAINRLLCRQAPASQDITEQ, from the coding sequence ATGGATGCGAGCAAACGCGGACCTTATGCCAAAGGCAAGGTTCGGCGTAAAGAAATTCTGGATGCAGCTCTCACTATTGTTGGTTCCGATGGTTTCGACCAAACCACATTGAGTAAAATCTCAGAAGTGGTAGGCATTTCTGACGTGGCCGTACTACATTACTTCGATTCAATGGATGATCTGATGATCCAAGTACTCAAACAGCGCGACCTCAACGACATTCAAAGCACTGAAACATCAATGCCGGATAGAAGCGTCGACATGAGGAGTATTGCAGGGCAAGCGATCAATCGCTTGCTGTGTCGCCAAGCCCCAGCAAGCCAAGATATTACTGAGCAATAA